GATGAAATGCGaacgtccgtttggggtcgcgctcgcgcgttggagttggcctaacAAACTTGTCAaatgcgaaccaacctgtggttggatggttagagggacagtGGTATCCCCACCACACCATCAGGGTTCAAGTCTTGGTGCTtgcattattcttggatttatttcaggatttccgttGGTGCGCTTTCAGTGaaaggagacgttcccgtcgacgacgaggcgcctacggtgacttctTAAATTTCAAAATGacatgccggctcagtctctcggaggtgcttatagggatagggtgtgcgtgtgtaCATTCATAGGGGTGAGTCTATGTGCATCTGTACGAGCGTTTGCGTCTGTACTGATGTAAAAAAAACTTGTTAAACATGCCACGGGAGGGGGGAATCAGCAAGAGCCAGACAGAACAGGGGTGTTCAGAGGTCTCCCGTCAGTCGAGGGCACACACCCTCTGCAAGTGCCACCCCGAACCAAATCTCCTCCGCTGCAACCGCAAGCAGCGACAGCGCCGGCGACTGAGGAGAGGAGGGGCTGCTGACAGCGGGATCGAGCGATGACAGGTGAGCCCCGCGCCTGCCGCGCCTAATGGTCCCCCACATGACTCCCGCCTGACTGGAGGAACTGTCTGTCCTTGCAGCTGTccggcggcaggcggcggcgaaGCGGGGCGGAGGCGCGGCCGGAAAGAGCTTATGGCTGGCGGCGGACGGGAGCAAGAGGTGGGGGGAGAAGTTCTTCCTGCTATACACGCCCTTCTGGCTCACGCTCTGCCTCGGCGTCGTCGTCCCCTTTAAGCTCTACGAGGTACCAGCACTAGCCGCCCTCACCTGCTGGTCGATCTATCTCATCCTGGGAGCATTTTGGTGGATCCCAAACCGAAGATGGGATCCTCAGAGAAAGATTCGATCATGGTGATTTGTTTTGTAGCGATTGGATTGCTTTTTTCTTCCTCTTATATAAGCATTCTTGTATTTTTTTATTGTGATGATGTGCAGAGTTTCACGGAGCTGGAATATTTGGTTCTTGGATTGGTGTCAACCGTGCCTGCCTTTCTCATCCCTCTGTTCCTCGTAGGAAAGGTAATTTGGCACCCTCCTTCTCGGCTTCTACTCTCTCGTCAGATCAACTTCGGAAGATCTGTTCGGTGTGACATTCAGTCTTCGTAGCAAAAAAGGGCAGTATTTGCACAGCAGTAATACTGTTTCACCAAATTCAGGTGTCCACTGTTAAGTGAGAATGGAGAAACATTGTATGCATAAACATAGACATTAACATTTCATTGCAATTAAGATAACAACTGGAGTTGAGAAAACATTTTATGTTGAGAATCTACTAGCATTTTGGTGTTTTGGATCAGCTGGCAATTCATGTTTCCAGCCATAGCAGCAGTTTCTCTGGCCTACACAAAGGAATCCATTAGTGCTGCAGTAAATGAAAAATAATAAGGAGAGTAAGGGCAGGCACGCAAATATTAAATGCTGAGCGAACACATCACAAAAACTATAAAAGTGGGGAAAGAAATGGAAGAGCAGGGATGGGAGAAGATGGTTGTGTCAGCAAGTCAGCTTCTCCATAAGGATGGGCTCCTCTCACTTGCAGCTCTCTTATTTGAGCTTCAGTTTTGCATTGCATCTTTTCCCTTTTGATTTGTCTTCCTATTTTCGGTCCTAAACTATATCTTCTTAATTTGGTCCATAAAGGATGAAATTTTGAGCTTATTATGTTACTCTTGTACTGGTGTGTATACCAATCATATATTTGAAAGTTAACTTGATTTTTTTTCCCATTTCAGGCAGATAGTATTAGAAGTTTAAAAGATCGTTACTGGGTCAAGGTATGTATTTTCAGTGTGGATCTTTTGTAAGCCAATTTGTTCCAGAAATGAACACTATCCTGGAAAGTCCAACTGTTATGACCGGCCGGGCCTACAGCCGTAGGAGGCCCACCGGGCAGGCTTAGGCCGCAAGTTATCTTAGTTTTATTTTGAGATTGTGGTTATATATACAAGTTGTAAGACTATTTTGAGATTTAAGCAATAAGACTATTCTATTGCCCGGCTCCCAGAGGAGCCGGAACCCtaaaaccctagccgcctcctgcttgcgccgccgccgccgaaccgCAAGGACGGCgcctcgccgccggccgccgcgctcCAGCCCTCGCCCACCTCCCTCTTTTCCCTACAGCCTACGCCCTAGGCAGGGCAAAACCCTAGTTCCTATCACCTTGGTATCAGGGCAAAACCCTAGCTCCGGATCCATGATGTGTTCCATGTGGGTTTGCTCAAGCCTTTCCGTGGAGAGCCACCTGCGGTTTTCCCCACTCTACCGCCGGTTGCTGACGGTCGCCTTGTTCCGGAGCCGGTGAAGGCGTTGAAGGCTCAGCTGCGTCGTGGCTCCTGGTACGTGTTGATCCAGTGGGGTGGACTTTCTGAAGAGGATGCTACTTGGGAGCAGCGCGAGGAGTTCCGCCAACACTATCCAGATTTtcagctcgaggacgagctgtttgcGCAGGCCGGGAGAGATGTTATGACCGGCCGGGCCTACAGCCGTAGGAGGCCCACCGGGCAGGCTTAGGCCGCAAGTTATCTTAGTTTTATTTTCAGATCGTGGTTATATATACAAGTTGTAAGACTATTTTCAGATTTAAGCAATAAGACTATTCTATTGCCCGGCTCCCAGAGGAGCCGGAACCCtaaaaccctagccgcctcctgcttgcgccgccgccggccgccgcgctcCAGCCCTCGCCCACCTCCCTCTTTTCCCTACAGCCTACGCCCTAGGCAGGGCAAAACCCTAGTTCCTATCACCAACAGTTGTATGTAATATGATTCTGCTATATGGATCTGGTTCCGGATTATATTTTCTCTACAATTATACCGTACTCGGATTTAACTTTGACCCACAGAAATTTAAAAGTGGTCGTATAACAGTTGATGTATCAAACGTTTACCATATTTTTGTCAAGTGACACTCATGAAAGCTTTTGTACACACATGAAAGCTTTTGTAATATAAACTCAGCAAGCTACCCTGTATGAACAAACACTAGTGATATATATTCTTCAGTTATGACAGTACTTACTTCGTTGCTAAACTACTAATACAGGTATAATGAGCAGTATTTCTCATTGTCTGTGGACTTAGTTTTATTTGGTAATGCATTTTCTCATATTATCTCTTCGAAACTGTTTGCTAAATCCATGATACATCTTTCAATTGCAGGCTAATGTTTGGATTATAATTTTCAGTTATGTCGGTAACTACTTTTGGACACATTACTTTTTCACTGTTCTTGGTGCATCATATACTTTTCCATCATGGAGGATGAATAATGTAAGATCCTGTTCACACAAGGGATGGATGGGTGGAGAAATTTCACTGAGagtgctactctttacaaatgtTTTATTTTGTCAGATACATGTTCTTTTTACTTACTAAACCTGTAACATATTTTTGCGGAATACTACTATAAAGTCAATCAAATTGTCTCATTTCATAGCTTTGTTCCCACTTCATATATCCCCTTCCATCAATTCTCTTCTGCAAATTAGGGGTTAATAGAAGGGTTGAAGTTTCTGCATATTAGTTGAGTACCATATGCTGATGGTATCATTCATCAATTCagattttatatttaatttaaaaCTTTGTTTGGTTGCTACATAGTTTCCATTACGTTATGTACATTATTGACACAAATCAGATGCATATCTGTTGCAACTCCTCTGTTGTAACTCTGTTTGTAGTGCATCTGTGGGATCGTAACTAGTTATTCAAATGTGCTACACTAATTCTACTTATTTGTTTGCGATGCTCAATGATTTTCTTCCTCATGTTTCAGGTACCTCATACAACATTTTTCCTGACCCATGCCTGCTTCTTATTTTATCACATGGCATCAAATATGACACTTCGTAGATTACGTCACTCTACAGCTCACCTGCCACAATCTATTCGGTGGTTGTTTGAAGCCGCGTGGATTTTAGCACTCTCATACTTCATTGCATACTTGGAGACCCTA
This genomic window from Aegilops tauschii subsp. strangulata cultivar AL8/78 chromosome 4, Aet v6.0, whole genome shotgun sequence contains:
- the LOC109785596 gene encoding cycloeucalenol cycloisomerase, which translates into the protein MTAVRRQAAAKRGGGAAGKSLWLAADGSKRWGEKFFLLYTPFWLTLCLGVVVPFKLYESFTELEYLVLGLVSTVPAFLIPLFLVGKADSIRSLKDRYWVKANVWIIIFSYVGNYFWTHYFFTVLGASYTFPSWRMNNVPHTTFFLTHACFLFYHMASNMTLRRLRHSTAHLPQSIRWLFEAAWILALSYFIAYLETLAIANFPYYEFVDRDIMYTVGSLFYAIYFLVSFPMFSRIDEKAEKWDLPRVAVDALGAAMLVTIILDLWRIFLGPIIPIPESRRCGQPGLAWFHAQNESV